One Malus domestica chromosome 11, GDT2T_hap1 genomic region harbors:
- the LOC103448031 gene encoding uncharacterized protein, translated as MDEKKYVDGKKARDSKILLHHSGSKPFSYRVEARREEGSKFPQIDLFKHVYVHPNNENSDQLYGDMVEKSTAILQEATSQLSPETPIEDVIVPKDADVQIMTEVLDQKCGRCHGKVVRCTGKAGVRETGASSSKLSTGKVNSLKEEVTTLRGQVAA; from the exons ATGGATGAa AAGAAATATGTTGATGGCAAGAAAGCTCGGGACTCAAAGATACTTCTCCACCATTCTGGTTCGAAGCCCTTTTCGTATAGGGTTGAGGCACGACGTGAG gagGGTTCTAAGTTCCCACAGATTGACTTGTTCAAGCATGTTTATGTTCATCCCAACAATGAGAACAGTGACCAACTTTAT GGTGATATGGTGGAAAAGAGCACTGCTATTCTCCAAGAAGCAACATCGCAGCTTTCCCCAGAGACCCCGATCGAGGACGTCATTGTACCCAAGGATGCAGATGTTCAGATCATGACTGAGGTTCTGGATCAGAAGTGTGGTCGTTGTCATGGTAAGGTTGTTCGGTGTACGGGGAAGGCGGGGGTTCGTGAAACGGGTGCCTCTTCTTCCAAATTGTCCACAGGAAAGGTCAATTCCTTGAAGGAGGAAGTGACAACCCTAAGAGGTCAGGTTGCGGCCTAG